In Gossypium hirsutum isolate 1008001.06 chromosome D01, Gossypium_hirsutum_v2.1, whole genome shotgun sequence, the genomic window TAATTGTGACTTGAGTTCAAGTTCAAGTCAAACTAGTCACATTATTGTTAGAGATTTGCTCTTCTCTTGTAATTCATCAAAAAGAATTtaactgatttgatgttattttaattcttatagaggaatttagggttaaattgtaacCATCATCGAACTTCAAGAATTTaaactatgttttttttaattgtgATTATAACGTATAGATTAGATTTTCTTTAAAAGCCTAAAGCATTATTGTTGGTTCAAGCATGTTATTATTaagcttaaattaatataatatgtaaatattaaaaagactaaatttattattagaccaataaaaaaattaCGTGAGCATTCTCATCAAATTTCAAATAATagtgatgaaaataaaaaaataaaaatcacccCATACttcaataaccatttcacattTAAGTAACAGCTAGCCTGTAGAAGATGAATGGGATTCATTGGACATTCAGCCATGACAATAAATAACTGCTCTGCAACCCAAGCGTGGAAACTAAAGAGTGTTTGGGAAGTACAAAGGATGGAAGCCATTGATTCTTTTGAGACAAGTAAACTGAAAGTGGTTTCGTTTCACTTCAGTTTCTATCAACTCATTGTCTTGAAGTGTCTTCTGATTTGTTGCATGTTATCTTGTATCACTGTTCTTGGCCGTTAATATAGTTGGCTAAATAATATTTTCTAATTTCACATTTACTATTCGCTTAAATGTGTAAAAAGctctttaactttttttttaaaaaagtaattgaGATTCTATTTTTTTCCACTTAATTAAgtatttgaattttcaaaatgtatcaaaaaataccctcaaattttttttaaaaaaaatttaatccttgattttttttcactcaattgggtacttaacCTGTCAAATACATCAAAAAGACCCTTTAACTGTTACTTTAACAATTGACCGTTAAATTTAACTatcctgaattttttttaattaaagtcaCCTCTTGTCATAACCATAGTATGACATAtggcaaaaaattataaataaaaatataaataaaaaaattataaaaaatattaaatattaataaaaatatttaaaattataaaaaaaattataaattttataaaaattataaattgcaTCAAAAAGACCATTTAACCATTGACTTAAACTGTTGATCGTTAAAGTTAATGaccctcaatttttttttagttaaagtcatCACGTGTCGCAATACAACGTGACATGTGACcagaaatgataaaaaataaaaatcaataaaagttatagaaatattataaaatgtttcttttagtacgataatttttataatttttttatgaattttgtatttctttacatattttataattttcttacgactttataaaattttatatatttctatatattttatatttttttacaatttttttataattttttacaattttatacttttttctaaattttaaatatttttatagttttttttaatttaatatttttttataaattttattgattttttttattttttatcattttttgccacATGCCACATGCCACATGCCACACTATGGTTGTGACATGTGGTggctttaaataaaaaaattaggggcaattcaagtacccaattgagtgcaaaaaaagtATACGCTTAGttgcttatttttaaaaaagtttaagggcctttttgatacattttgaaagtttaaatacctaattgagtgtaaaaaaaacAGAGGTTTAATTACttgttttgaaaaagttttaaggtCTTTTTGATATATTCTAAAAGTTTAAATACTCAAACGAGTGCAAAAGAAAAAGTAGAaacttaattagtttttttagaaaaatttgagGACTTTCTACacatttaacctttaatatttttttacctaattaaataaaaatacaccTTCATGATTAAAAAgtaaaatctatatatttttacattaggATGTGATTTTGATTGTAATTGCTACTACTGTACGGTAGTATTTATCAAGGTTTAGAATTGCAGCACAAAATTACTTTTTCTGGTTTGGGAAACATGTACAGGCATACATACTTGTCTCTGGCAATGAAAATTAACCTTAATCAGTGCTTGGCTTCCCACCATTGATACGGTGGGCAAGGATGTTCCCTTTATCAGGCAAAGAGCTGAGAAATTCCTGAAACCACAACATAAAATAGAGTCAGTATGGGTCTGCAGCTTAAAACAAAGCTTATACTTAGAATAATACCTGATCAAAGTCAAGTTGTTCTAGTTCAGGCGAACTTGACAGTAAAGTTTCAAGTCTTGTTTCCCAATGAGCCCATTTAAAACTTGACCAAAGTTCACCTAACTTCAGTTCCATCATGGTAGCAAAAACAGGAAGCGGTTCACAGCTTAAAAGAAGCTATGATAGTGACAAAGATTGTACTGTCAGTACACTAGATTGTGAATCATCACAAAACTAAGGATTTGTCAAGAAAACAAACCTTCAAAGAACAAGATGACAGAGTAAGTGAGCGAACATTAGAGATCCCTCTAAACAATGAACCttactgttattgaatataccaATATCAGCTTTGATAAGAGTTTGCAGATTCTCCAGTGAATACCTTGCTACTACATGGTCGATGTATTTAAAGTAGGCTAGATTTGGGGCATCAATTATTAACCAAAAGTCGAAAACAATAAATTCAGAGTAAAGTATAGTCAATCTCCTGAGCAAATGGTATGAGATATTAAAGTTGGTTATATTCCACATGTGGCATTTCTCTATGACCATATCTTCAAGACTAGTGCAGCTGTAGATAAGACTTTCAACTGAATCATCACCAAAAAATACAACTGATCTGAGATGAAGGGTCTTTAGATTCGGAAAAATTATACCCTTTGGAACATCCAAAAGGAAACCAATATCCAGTTTCAAAGTTATTAATGTACTGCAAGTAAACAGAACACCTGGCAAAGTAGTGAACTCATCAAGGGAGATGTTTAACCCCACGCCAAAGTGCAGCAGATATCCAACCGCAAACACGTCTAGAATCAACCGTTTTCCCGCATTTTAGACGAAATTTATCGACACTCGTGTTATGGAAAAACAGGACTCTGTCGAGATTAGAAAGTAAAGCAAAAAGATATCTCCACCTGGTAGATAAAATAGAGGTTCCAACAGCTTCCTTTGTAGGAAGGAATGACAGAATGTGAGTTAATATTGAATCAGGTAAGTCACTAACCCTGTCTACACTCTACATCCTCCATTTTCACCTGCGTAGCTGTTAAAAAGCCTGAAGAAGATGAAGCTGTACGAGGAAAAATAACAGATACTCGAAACGTTGCCAATCCTATGAGGGTTTTGTTTCCACCGTTACCTAATAACTTGTAGAAGTTGAAGTGAATGAATTTGGTAGCTGTGGAGGATCCATTGAGCATATTTTTAAATTCAcggaaaattttcttttaaagatTGACCTATGTTGATAAAAAAGAGAATAGGAAATATTTAGAAAGACATTTTAAAACACACTAGTATTTTTATTTAGAAGCTATTCGATTCTTACAACTAAAATTTTGTTTCCGAACTTATCCCTCAAACTATTTTTACAGACAAACATGATAAGGGGGAATTTCCTTTACATAACAAACAAACTTATTTTTATGACTTATATAACAAACAAACTTACTTTTATGACTCATATAAGAAACAAACTTACTTTTATGACTCATACAAAATAGTGAAACATCTAATCACTTTCATAGTCTGTACTAACATCAGAAGTGAGGTTCAGTTCTTCTATCATCTTTGCTTTTTCTTCTTTAGCTCTGTAGCACTTTATCTCCATCTGTTCAATCTTTTGTTCAAGACCATCACGTGAGCTGTCAAGATTGTCTTCTAATTCCATAGGTGATGTCTTTTCCTGCGAATTAGTCCAAGCTGGCGTGTTTTCTATTGCACTGCTAGAAAACCATGGATAGTCTTATGACCATTCTTTTGGATCTGGTATATTTGACTAGTAGTCTTCTaatgccttcttcaactgttctTGATAAGGTGTTGGTGGTTTAATCCTTATGTCCCATGGTGCTAATGTATCTCCTGGGGGTCATATATCTGCTGGAATAATTCTATTTACCTGGcacaaatatttttgtaaatccTTATAATTATAAGGATTTGAACTAACctctgaaaaatatattttatgtatccAAGCACTAGGAAATGACCCTAATTGTGTTGTTGGACTATTCTGCATAAAGTACTGAGGTTTATAaaatattgtaacatcccgattttgggccttagttgaaacagtggtttcgggaccacaaattcgacgtgataaaattttttttattatatttttatgatctatgatttcacggaatgattttttgaaattttcgttcgaaaatttcgacgtttgggcactcaatttagtcaaaatgactattttaaaaagtgcaaaagttgagttctacatgttagaggtgtccaattgttatgaaactttaaattggaggtccttatatggtagttagaccattggttaagttggtaggcaaaaatggacatgagataagtgaaataggaaatttttaagttaggggcaatttgataattagtaataaaaagaattaaaaaaggaaaaagatggcaaaatgtgctcatcttctccatggtgaacgaaaatagcaagggggaagccatagttagggttttcaagcttccaagctccatagtaagtgattctaagcctcgtctttaatgttctttacgttttttaagtcccggtaacttgatttagcttattctagcaataatttaacctagagtttatatttggaaaaatactcataggttaaatgtgtttattttaatgttttatggtagaatatgaagcttgatattatgttaaaaaacttttgctaagtgattttaagtgaaaacgagtaaaacgacataatcggtaaaaatacctaatgttcataagtacatgttagagtgggaatttgatgtttccatagaagggaaaaattttcagcatgtcataaaacataagaataagggatgaagtttaatttccgaactttggggtaaaagtgtaattatgcaaaagtttaggggtaaaattgtaatttttcaaaagttcgagtcaaggattgttttgatgaatttgagtattaaataagttaaattttctattatagatcaagaagaacgaaattcggagttagattggggaaagaaaaagaaagaggacTAAGTTACTAGATTTGGTCAAATTTTGTACCAAgataagtttacagtaaataaatgtaatatttaaataattattattaatatttttattttccagcaattatgtatttacttcATGAAATTATAATGTTGACTCGAGTATGAAATGACAGAAAATTAGTgataaaagtcccgttgaaacattgggaatgtatcggatacaaatgtcatgacattaagtgaatgagatcccatgtaagaccatgcttgGGACCTGGCATTAGAATCATTGAGATTGtgagaggtctcatgtaagaccatgtctgggacatggcgttggcaccgagatgagaggtcccccgtaagaccatgtctaggacatggcatgggcactgatatgagaactcccatgtaagaccacatataggatatggcattggcagtacaagaaacatcccatgtaagaccatgtctgggacatggctttggcatgttattatcagaaaacagaaccaagtatccttattattccaatgtggctcaacggctagtaaacaaattatgttccatgaaagttcaggtaaaagcataaatagcaaattcaggtgagttataagagttaagaacatattatgttatcaattgagaaccaacatttcagcaagagaagagtaagttataatcataatttatctaagtaaacaagtaagtgaacgagtaagagattaagtaaagaggaaattagagatcatgacacttgagtatatttatttgtgttaaatgttgttatttatttgcttgtaaacttactaagctttatgcttacttcctttattttccttcttttatagtattgcaaagctaattcggggatcttaaagacgtcgaagaacgctcacactatcaacaacaacaactcggtattttatgatgatcaatgtttgagctatgacatgtatagggacttagtcattttgaatgtatgtccttatgatattgctaaaggatgatgtgtaaatatgtgataatgtttagctattaaaatggctaagtaagaatatatttggtattatgaatgcctaggtgatagtttatacctagaaattatgaaagagtaaaaaaatttgcaatgaaacagttttgggacagcaacagtgacgtgactttgaaaaatcaccaatgatagtataaaatgaattagagagttaatactatatataattaaatcttatcgagtctattttcatagaaaaataacggtgtgggtaaaggaattttatattctaagatatttgaattttagtgagacagggtcagaatggattctgaagtcccctgttctgactttagaatatcattaaaaattgtaaagaaagaattagaagttataatttatattatttgattccttattgagtctatttttcattagaaacaagtggtagcaccatatgaagtctataaaatgagttaattaatttttagtgatgagAGGTCAGGACTGtcgaatagtgaaacaggggagactttaactaataaactgtaccaatcgGCCaacccaaaaattctgaaaattttatggtaagaagaaatatgagtctagttttggggaaaatttacggatctaaattttgagttttttaactcgagttataattaatttagtgactgttgcgcaGGTGGGCAgctttattgtgaatagtgaaataaattatttttatttgtttaagtaatcgtaaaatttttaatgttcccggttggGACCCGAACTATTttcgttgcatgttttagggtctcgagagttcttttagggacatattgattgaatgtgagtgaattaattttaaaagcaactttttttatgctccgaactagtaaattaagtcaggtaacacctcgtgctcgactccgacaacggtctcgagtaaggggtgttacaaatataatCACAATATATTGTGACCTGGTATCTTTGAGCTATTCTTTCATGATCATGTCTATCCATTGTTCTAAAGGATAAAACCATTAAAAGAGAATGGCTAAATTTTTCATCTCCGGACTAATTTCATCTTGAGCAGCCATAGTCTAAATAGATTAAACTTCCTAAATGttaatttaaatggttaattatgaatttggtccttaaaatatatatttttattttttaataataattctaaaatcttaaaaaatctaaaaaataaataaaaattattttaaaaaattcaacaaatataatcttcaatgtttataaaatttatcattttagttctaattttaaaaaattcaataaatttggcactcaacatttacaaaatctatcaatttagtcttaactctataaattataaaatatatatatattaaaaaaaattattttttaaccatTTATAACCCATCAATTAATCCAtgtgaaatattaaaattaaaaaaaaagagt contains:
- the LOC107938641 gene encoding putative F-box/LRR-repeat protein At5g41840; protein product: MELEDNLDSSRDGLEQKIEQMEIKCYRAKEEKAKMIEELNLTSDSVDRVSDLPDSILTHILSFLPTKEAVGTSILSTRWRYLFALLSNLDRVLFFHNTSVDKFRLKCGKTVDSRRVCGWISAALWRGVKHLPGIIFPNLKTLHLRSVVFFGDDSVESLIYSCTSLEDMVIEKCHMWNITNFNISYHLLRRLTILYSEFIVFDFWLIIDAPNLAYFKYIDHVVARYSLENLQTLIKADIGIFNNSKLLLSCEPLPVFATMMELKLGELWSSFKWAHWETRLETLLSSSPELEQLDFDQEFLSSLPDKGNILAHRINGIGMGKEVNRKKADRISDLPDSILTHILSFLSTNEAYNTTNVDKFRLKCRGMIDSNRFYGWISAAVHRGVKHLDLNIYLDKFITLPDVLFTCRTLVSLKVDKDFVLDVPRGVVHLPNLNTLHLESVKFLNDDSIKNLLSGCSNLEDMVLKQCYMENISKFNISHQLLKRLTIDYL